From the genome of Streptomyces sp. NBC_01317, one region includes:
- a CDS encoding roadblock/LC7 domain-containing protein has protein sequence MTQRTTATDVDLDWLLDGLVDQVTGTRHAIVLSDDGLVMSRSRTIDRSDAERLAAIATGQQSLARGTGQLFGGGPVHQVIVEMADLWLFVISAGRGTHLAVIASQEVDAELMSVAMHTLVQQVGQRLGTDARTPPSDDAGRAG, from the coding sequence ATGACGCAGCGAACGACGGCCACCGATGTGGATCTGGACTGGCTTCTGGACGGCCTGGTCGACCAGGTCACGGGCACCCGGCACGCCATCGTGCTCTCGGACGACGGCCTGGTGATGAGCCGTTCGCGGACCATCGACCGCTCGGACGCCGAGCGGCTCGCCGCGATCGCCACCGGCCAGCAGAGCCTCGCCCGCGGCACCGGGCAGCTCTTCGGCGGCGGCCCGGTGCATCAGGTCATCGTCGAGATGGCCGACCTGTGGCTGTTCGTGATCTCCGCCGGCCGCGGTACGCACCTGGCGGTGATCGCCTCCCAGGAGGTCGACGCCGAGCTGATGAGCGTCGCGATGCACACCCTGGTCCAGCAGGTCGGCCAGCGGCTGGGCACCGACGCGCGAACTCCGCCGTCCGATGACGCCGGGAGAGCCGGATGA
- a CDS encoding DUF742 domain-containing protein, translating into MTHWTEGFDDDDADEQLVRPYTITSGRTTPERADLTLITLLTTVPETTTRAALSVRRMQPEHRTILATCRNPKAVVEVAAELGLPVSLAKILIGDLVDSGQMWARSPRPFTRAGGLPDMTILEAVRDGLRQL; encoded by the coding sequence ATGACGCACTGGACCGAGGGGTTCGACGACGATGACGCCGACGAGCAACTGGTCCGCCCGTACACGATCACCAGCGGTCGCACCACCCCCGAGCGGGCGGATCTGACACTGATCACCCTGTTGACGACGGTGCCCGAGACCACCACGCGAGCGGCGCTCTCGGTGCGCAGGATGCAGCCGGAGCACCGCACGATCCTCGCGACGTGCCGGAATCCCAAGGCGGTGGTGGAAGTCGCCGCCGAACTGGGCCTCCCGGTGTCGCTGGCCAAGATCCTCATCGGCGATCTGGTCGACTCCGGGCAGATGTGGGCCCGTTCGCCACGGCCGTTCACCCGGGCGGGCGGCCTTCCCGACATGACTATCCTTGAGGCGGTGAGAGATGGACTACGCCAGCTCTGA
- a CDS encoding glycoside hydrolase domain-containing protein: MPITSQSPLPGAVLPRTARRRHRPLRAPVALLLTGVLGLGALAGAGAGVAAAVPVATASAGTSGGTDYTKLVDPFVSTAGDDGNDLPGAQAPHGLAKVNPLTTPNRNHTGYDYNEDHIAGFTATNLDGVGGSGGGGDLLVVPTSVRYDSRPAAGTYAHPYSHDDETATPGSYQVGLGSISGTGSSVKQDAGTIKAEMAATTRTALQRYSFPAGAEPELVLDLANNFTSRTRSTLKATTLPDGTTSITGLVAGSFNGASYQLYYSATTNVPVTSLKTWGNDGRLSDTTTRDGSDTGAVLGFDKSAGDHIELRVTLSPISAEQAATDQRNEVGGLTFDQARARTKAEWNSALGAVAVRSSATSDPGSTLTKEFYTHLYRMYALPVNATSTSGTYRGADGAVHTANGFTYYDGWSTWDDFRKYSVEAYIDPSTYRDMVQSLIVLFADARTSGKSLGSLTHSVPTVRWERSAVLVADALSKGFKNFDRLDEAYPALLSYSGFYTGAQLRQGYVTGDPGTTVQRGYDQWALSVVADALGKKSDAKKLRTQSTMAIDNLVKSGAWTAADGTGVGLLTPRAEGGDWQSADYEKFEAAGLYQGTLWQYHWYDAYDMGGLIEAMGGPKAGKAAVRHMFGEDSTADDGSTMLHSNANEIDLQAPYLFNYVGEPSLTQKWVRAIYTGTTWNRYIATGSTNEAPSSGGQFTPPVRTQVYKLSPNGFLPTMDNDAGTMSTMFVGAALGLFPVTAGSSQFQIGSPFFDSTTITYANGTRFTVKADGVSPSNYYVQSATLNGKRFSNTWLDYSQIISGGTLDFTMGSKPSQWGARTEPAYSLNSDSGNGGTGDGGSGHGGTGTGKGDTVLSARPGTVDTTADGTVDGSVKLTLDGPASFAARKGTSLTRTGAATVTGLPGGVTADLRVSGSRTATLSLTGTTKVDARFGITFQDKAFAHGVRASTVSGTGISPTDPLVISAAAVPRKALGALVGQASLVRAGTYSDGSWSLFRSALERARTVLADTTSATGTLMAADDALHSAIDALTLDEGGYAVLQAEDPDQKEGPSLVSERNNSDGNLGGVTEGSWERFTQLDFGGVAPQSVSVRYANSQAVDAKPSSVDIHAGAADGPVIATVQLPGTGGWQYYSTVRAAVTDPDALLDAESATFVFHAPAGQQWVSNFDWHQFSPYEVSASPTTTLATLTTANTTTTGGGSLPLNLSNGLFENVTNGAWAQWKDTDLGDGADTVTVRYDKPQSRAASDSHIELRLGSKDGPKSVDIPLDYSGSGWGTVATTSVRLDPAVLTGVQDVYAAFLSSTQTDAQPYVGNVYSLTLTREAGAPVGFDATAFRSHSGGGLKSEPVGWTGSGSTTDLGGTYDGAWLDYGEIDFGSSPKSTVTLTYANNSARCGTGSAVQLYLDSFDAADPGTPYATVPLPVTGSAWSAGGTTTLVLPKAITGKHAVHLRLTTHPDAGHPYVANLARITFDHVDTPAVTDKSALRKAIDQYEGVSGDAGRYNTIDFGVYVRELASARALLDADDTTQLEVDAQTRRLTLAATQLVPLPRLRLEDLVTTASVLTNERYTDASWKAFTTALAEARTAVADTTATDATLTARYNALDHARSALRTKPTSAPASPDAVSAASAGSSVTVAWSAPKDTGGSPVTGYEVTLDDGHQVGIHDPDSRSTTFTRLRAGRSYTARVRAVNRFGASHLSPATAPVVTGGGKPQKPAVQGVITEGHQVRVTWRAAGDGGFPVVGYTVALGDGTTAHVPATTGTALLTTTGRAGPHTATVTAVTLAGTSDDSGATAQATAPAAVSDPAYEPSPFPDDTLNATYTSDKWPGAGDGTDYFNALLNGIDDLTSDILGANTEVPHGTALTAENDEIAVRINNAATQKEVDRAEVDAANSPTVTMADGLGSRLGPIYQDALSGGQLPKTSALFSRVTKNLDKVDAAKNHYAYQRPYVRLGFVGDGGDIYESRDGSYGSLATSGSYPSGHTYSGYEAGTVLATLLPELAPSILARTSEYGDNRVVLGFHYPLDVMGGRIAGQATVAHRWADPDFAKLLTQAHTEMENVLLARCEKEGYGDTLAACAGDSYGGLSRAQHVDLYTRRLTYGFSRVGKAGQALRTPSDAAALLITAFPDLTTGQRTQILEQTATDSGYPLDLTGDGGASWERINLAAAMTARVKVGTDGSVTVTNFPDATKASVADARAIKAGGAALDGFDPEVSTYVVDWPKNERIPAVSAVPAHSGARVKVSDGGSVLSSTGSRLTTRTVKVTSANGSVTRIYTVGFRPTDRGDR; encoded by the coding sequence GTGCCCATCACATCCCAATCCCCCCTGCCCGGAGCGGTCCTTCCGCGGACCGCCCGCCGACGTCATCGACCCCTGCGCGCGCCGGTCGCCCTGCTGCTCACCGGTGTGCTCGGCCTCGGCGCGCTGGCCGGTGCCGGTGCCGGCGTGGCCGCCGCGGTGCCCGTCGCCACCGCGTCCGCGGGGACATCCGGCGGTACGGACTACACGAAGCTCGTCGACCCGTTCGTGTCGACCGCCGGCGACGACGGCAACGACCTGCCGGGCGCCCAGGCGCCGCACGGTCTGGCCAAGGTCAACCCGCTGACCACGCCGAACCGCAACCACACCGGGTACGACTACAACGAGGACCACATCGCCGGGTTCACCGCGACGAACCTCGACGGCGTCGGCGGCTCGGGAGGCGGCGGCGACCTGCTCGTCGTGCCGACCTCCGTGCGGTACGACAGCCGGCCCGCCGCCGGCACGTACGCCCACCCGTACAGCCACGACGACGAGACCGCGACGCCCGGCTCCTACCAGGTGGGCCTCGGGAGCATCTCCGGAACCGGCTCGTCGGTGAAGCAGGACGCCGGCACCATCAAGGCCGAGATGGCCGCGACGACGCGTACCGCGCTCCAGCGCTACAGCTTCCCCGCCGGGGCGGAGCCCGAGCTGGTCCTCGACCTGGCGAACAACTTCACCAGCCGCACCCGCTCGACCTTGAAGGCGACGACGCTCCCGGACGGGACGACCTCGATCACCGGCCTCGTCGCGGGATCGTTCAACGGCGCCTCGTACCAGCTCTACTACAGCGCCACCACCAACGTCCCCGTGACCTCGCTGAAGACCTGGGGCAACGACGGCAGGCTGAGCGACACGACCACGCGCGACGGCTCCGACACCGGCGCCGTCCTCGGGTTCGACAAGTCGGCCGGGGACCACATCGAACTGCGCGTCACGCTGTCGCCGATCAGCGCGGAACAGGCCGCGACCGACCAGCGCAACGAGGTGGGCGGCCTCACCTTCGACCAGGCGCGCGCCCGGACGAAGGCGGAGTGGAACAGCGCGCTCGGCGCCGTCGCCGTCCGCTCCTCGGCGACGTCCGACCCCGGGTCGACGCTCACCAAGGAGTTCTACACGCACCTGTACCGCATGTACGCGCTGCCGGTGAACGCCACCAGCACCAGCGGTACGTACCGCGGCGCCGACGGAGCCGTGCACACGGCGAACGGCTTCACGTACTACGACGGCTGGTCCACCTGGGACGACTTCCGCAAGTACTCCGTCGAGGCGTACATCGACCCGTCCACCTACCGGGACATGGTCCAGTCGCTCATCGTGCTCTTCGCCGACGCCCGCACCTCGGGCAAGAGCCTCGGCAGCCTCACCCACTCGGTCCCGACCGTGCGCTGGGAGCGCTCGGCCGTGCTGGTCGCCGACGCGCTGTCGAAGGGCTTCAAGAACTTCGACCGGCTGGACGAGGCGTACCCGGCGCTGCTCTCGTACTCCGGCTTCTACACGGGGGCGCAGCTGCGCCAGGGGTACGTCACCGGAGATCCCGGTACGACCGTCCAGCGCGGCTACGACCAGTGGGCGCTCTCCGTCGTCGCCGACGCGCTCGGCAAGAAGTCGGACGCGAAGAAGCTGCGTACCCAGTCGACCATGGCGATCGACAACCTCGTGAAGTCCGGCGCCTGGACCGCGGCCGACGGCACCGGGGTCGGTCTGCTCACCCCGCGCGCCGAGGGCGGTGACTGGCAGAGCGCCGACTACGAGAAGTTCGAGGCGGCCGGCCTCTACCAGGGCACGCTGTGGCAGTACCACTGGTACGACGCGTACGACATGGGCGGCCTTATCGAGGCCATGGGCGGGCCGAAGGCCGGGAAGGCCGCCGTCCGTCACATGTTCGGCGAGGACTCCACCGCCGACGACGGCTCGACCATGCTGCACTCCAACGCGAACGAGATCGACCTCCAGGCGCCGTACCTCTTCAACTACGTCGGCGAGCCGAGCCTGACGCAGAAGTGGGTACGGGCCATCTACACCGGCACGACGTGGAACCGCTACATCGCGACGGGCTCCACGAACGAGGCGCCCAGCTCCGGCGGCCAGTTCACGCCGCCGGTCAGGACCCAGGTCTACAAGCTGTCCCCGAACGGCTTCCTGCCGACCATGGACAACGACGCGGGCACCATGTCGACCATGTTTGTCGGGGCCGCCCTGGGCCTCTTCCCGGTGACGGCCGGTTCCAGCCAGTTCCAGATCGGCAGCCCGTTCTTCGACTCCACGACCATCACGTACGCCAACGGCACCCGGTTCACGGTGAAGGCCGACGGCGTCTCGCCGAGCAACTACTACGTGCAGAGCGCGACCCTCAACGGCAAGCGGTTCAGCAACACGTGGCTCGACTACTCCCAGATCATCTCCGGCGGCACGCTGGACTTCACCATGGGCTCCAAGCCCTCCCAGTGGGGCGCCCGCACGGAGCCCGCGTACTCGCTGAACAGCGACTCGGGCAACGGCGGTACGGGTGACGGCGGTTCGGGCCACGGCGGTACGGGAACGGGCAAGGGCGACACCGTCCTCTCCGCCCGCCCCGGCACCGTCGACACGACCGCGGACGGCACCGTCGACGGCAGCGTGAAGCTGACCCTGGACGGCCCCGCGTCGTTCGCCGCCCGCAAGGGGACCAGTCTCACCAGGACCGGGGCGGCGACCGTGACCGGCCTGCCGGGCGGTGTCACGGCGGACCTCCGCGTCAGCGGCTCGCGCACGGCGACGCTGTCGCTCACCGGGACTACGAAGGTCGACGCGCGCTTCGGCATCACGTTCCAGGACAAGGCCTTCGCCCACGGCGTACGGGCCTCGACGGTGAGCGGCACCGGGATCTCCCCGACCGACCCGCTCGTCATCTCCGCCGCCGCCGTGCCGCGCAAGGCCCTCGGCGCACTCGTCGGCCAGGCGTCCCTGGTGCGCGCCGGCACCTACTCCGACGGCTCCTGGAGCCTGTTCCGTTCGGCGCTCGAACGCGCGCGGACCGTCCTCGCGGACACCACGTCCGCGACCGGCACGCTCATGGCCGCGGACGACGCGCTGCACTCCGCCATCGACGCGCTCACCCTCGACGAGGGCGGCTACGCCGTCCTCCAGGCCGAGGACCCCGACCAGAAGGAGGGCCCCAGCCTCGTCAGCGAGCGGAACAACTCGGACGGCAACCTCGGCGGCGTCACCGAGGGATCGTGGGAGCGGTTCACCCAGCTGGACTTCGGCGGGGTCGCCCCGCAGAGCGTCTCGGTCCGCTACGCCAACTCGCAGGCGGTGGACGCGAAGCCGAGCAGCGTCGACATCCACGCCGGCGCCGCCGACGGCCCGGTCATCGCCACCGTCCAGCTGCCCGGGACCGGCGGCTGGCAGTACTACAGCACGGTGCGGGCGGCCGTCACCGACCCGGACGCCCTGCTGGACGCGGAGAGCGCGACGTTCGTGTTCCACGCCCCGGCCGGCCAGCAGTGGGTGTCGAACTTCGACTGGCACCAGTTCTCGCCGTACGAGGTCTCCGCGTCGCCCACGACCACGCTCGCCACGCTGACCACGGCCAACACCACCACGACCGGCGGCGGTTCGCTCCCGCTCAACCTCTCGAACGGCCTCTTCGAGAACGTGACGAACGGCGCGTGGGCGCAGTGGAAGGACACCGACCTCGGCGACGGCGCGGACACCGTCACCGTCCGCTATGACAAGCCGCAGTCGCGCGCGGCGTCGGACTCGCACATCGAACTGCGCCTCGGCTCGAAGGACGGCCCGAAGAGCGTCGACATCCCCCTCGACTACAGCGGTTCGGGCTGGGGGACCGTCGCGACCACGAGCGTGCGGCTCGACCCGGCCGTCCTCACCGGCGTCCAGGACGTGTACGCCGCCTTCCTCTCCAGTACGCAGACGGACGCCCAGCCCTACGTGGGCAACGTCTACTCGCTGACCCTGACGCGGGAGGCCGGCGCCCCCGTGGGCTTCGACGCCACCGCGTTCCGCTCGCACAGCGGCGGCGGGCTCAAGAGCGAGCCGGTCGGCTGGACCGGCTCCGGTTCCACCACCGACCTCGGCGGTACGTACGACGGGGCCTGGCTCGACTACGGGGAGATCGACTTCGGCAGCTCGCCCAAGAGCACCGTCACACTCACCTACGCCAACAACTCCGCCCGCTGCGGCACCGGTTCCGCTGTCCAGCTCTACCTGGACTCCTTCGACGCGGCCGACCCCGGCACGCCGTACGCGACCGTACCGCTGCCGGTCACGGGCAGCGCGTGGTCGGCAGGAGGGACGACAACTCTGGTGCTGCCCAAGGCGATCACCGGCAAGCACGCGGTCCACCTGCGGCTGACGACACACCCGGACGCCGGCCACCCGTACGTCGCGAATCTGGCCCGTATCACCTTCGACCACGTCGACACGCCCGCCGTCACGGACAAGTCCGCCCTGCGGAAGGCGATCGACCAGTACGAGGGAGTCTCCGGCGACGCGGGGCGCTACAACACGATCGACTTCGGTGTGTACGTTCGCGAACTCGCCTCGGCGCGCGCCCTCTTGGACGCCGACGACACGACACAGCTCGAAGTCGACGCACAGACCCGCCGTCTCACCCTGGCCGCGACCCAGTTGGTCCCGCTGCCGAGGCTGCGGCTGGAGGACCTGGTCACGACCGCGTCGGTTCTCACCAACGAGCGCTACACGGACGCGTCGTGGAAGGCGTTCACCACGGCACTCGCCGAGGCGAGGACCGCCGTCGCGGACACCACGGCCACGGACGCCACCCTCACCGCCCGGTACAACGCCCTCGATCACGCGAGGTCCGCGCTCAGGACGAAGCCCACGTCGGCGCCCGCCTCACCTGACGCGGTGTCGGCGGCGTCGGCCGGCTCCAGCGTGACCGTCGCCTGGTCCGCGCCCAAGGACACCGGCGGTTCACCGGTCACCGGCTACGAGGTCACCCTGGATGACGGCCACCAGGTCGGGATCCACGATCCGGACAGCCGCAGCACGACGTTCACCCGGCTGCGGGCGGGCCGGTCCTACACGGCACGCGTCCGGGCGGTGAACAGGTTCGGCGCCTCGCACCTGAGCCCCGCCACGGCACCCGTGGTGACCGGCGGCGGCAAGCCGCAGAAGCCGGCCGTGCAGGGCGTGATCACCGAGGGCCACCAGGTCCGGGTGACCTGGCGGGCGGCCGGCGACGGCGGATTCCCGGTCGTCGGCTACACCGTGGCCCTCGGCGACGGGACCACCGCGCACGTGCCCGCCACCACCGGCACGGCCCTGCTCACGACCACGGGCAGGGCCGGGCCGCACACGGCCACCGTGACGGCGGTCACCCTGGCCGGCACCTCGGACGACTCCGGCGCGACGGCTCAGGCGACCGCTCCGGCCGCCGTCTCCGACCCCGCGTACGAGCCGTCCCCCTTCCCGGACGACACGCTGAACGCGACCTACACGTCGGACAAGTGGCCGGGAGCCGGCGACGGCACGGACTACTTCAACGCCCTGCTCAACGGCATCGACGACCTCACCTCCGACATCCTCGGCGCCAACACCGAGGTGCCCCACGGCACCGCGCTCACCGCCGAGAACGACGAGATCGCCGTACGTATCAACAACGCGGCGACACAGAAGGAGGTGGACCGCGCCGAGGTCGACGCGGCGAACAGTCCCACCGTCACGATGGCCGACGGCCTCGGCTCCCGGCTCGGTCCTATCTACCAGGACGCCCTGAGCGGCGGTCAACTGCCCAAGACCAGCGCCCTCTTCTCCCGCGTCACGAAGAACCTGGACAAGGTCGACGCGGCGAAGAACCACTACGCCTACCAACGCCCGTACGTACGACTCGGGTTCGTGGGCGACGGCGGCGACATCTACGAGTCGCGGGACGGCTCGTACGGCAGCCTCGCCACCAGCGGCTCGTACCCGAGCGGCCACACCTACAGCGGCTACGAAGCCGGAACCGTCCTCGCCACCCTCCTGCCGGAGCTGGCACCGTCGATCCTCGCGCGCACCTCGGAGTATGGGGACAACCGCGTCGTCCTCGGGTTCCACTACCCGCTCGACGTCATGGGCGGCCGTATCGCGGGACAGGCCACCGTCGCGCACCGCTGGGCGGATCCCGACTTCGCGAAGCTGCTGACCCAGGCGCACACCGAGATGGAGAACGTGCTGCTCGCGCGGTGCGAGAAGGAGGGGTACGGCGACACGCTCGCGGCCTGCGCGGGCGACTCGTACGGCGGTCTGAGCAGGGCGCAGCACGTCGACCTGTACACGCGGCGCCTGACGTACGGGTTCTCCCGGGTGGGGAAGGCCGGGCAGGCCCTGAGGACACCGTCCGACGCGGCGGCCCTGCTGATCACCGCGTTCCCGGACCTCACCACCGGGCAGCGCACGCAGATCCTGGAGCAGACCGCGACGGACTCCGGGTACCCGCTCGACCTCACAGGGGACGGTGGAGCGAGCTGGGAGCGGATCAACCTGGCGGCGGCGATGACGGCGCGCGTGAAGGTCGGCACCGACGGGTCCGTCACCGTCACCAACTTCCCGGACGCCACGAAGGCGAGTGTCGCCGACGCGAGGGCGATCAAGGCCGGGGGCGCCGCGCTCGACGGCTTCGACCCGGAGGTGTCCACGTACGTGGTCGACTGGCCGAAGAACGAGAGGATCCCGGCCGTCTCCGCCGTACCGGCCCACTCCGGCGCGCGGGTGAAGGTCAGTGACGGCGGTTCGGTCCTCTCGTCGACCGGCTCCCGTCTCACCACCCGTACGGTCAAGGTGACCTCGGCCAACGGTTCGGTCACCCGGATCTACACGGTCGGCTTCCGGCCCACGGACCGCGGCGACCGGTAG
- a CDS encoding sensor histidine kinase yields the protein MVVPSLALAPLWGLSTYQLATRWQSEKSQTDLTASLNRPAAVLFRSLQEERRLTAEALADPGATTRGKLVAARTATDKAVTGFRPVAAESTSHGQQGLGKALADTVRDLDELSVRRQAVDTRSAGQKAAFTYYSGTVDSLISVFTALGRSSNAGVTLLAHTMVDLYSAIDMLGRENSLLGRNWKSGYLTIEEYNVFVDAVGAQDYLLQRVALSLTGAERDTYKKLTAAKSWATQQNLEGQIVEAGPHHTQGELVLGEIHTRWRDSVDANSPQLLNLALVRAANLNKVSADSVSQLQRTLVIISAAGLLAVILVILTSWRLTVTLRRRIYALREEAVELQQRLPDVVTRLERGENVDVDREVRLVEPTPDELGELGRALNAASRSAVSTAVRQAEQHRGFERLLQRIARRTQILIGLQLRKLDELERTHDDPDVLNGLFDLDHLTARLRRYEENLVILGGGQPQRRWHKPVQLLDVLRAAQGEVQDYRRITIDVEDQPWVHQRAVGPLVHILAELMENAAAFSKPPNPVEVRAALVSRGLAVEIEDRGLGMEPEQYAAANALMEAPPQLDVMAQADDVRLGLYVVARLSAGLGLRVELRPSAFGGTRVIVLLPQQMVVEPPGEAPRQPAVLAPEVPTYPPGPRRHPHGAAFGPRTSHEDGQLPFRARGHAMANVTAAGLWPPDDIGASPPAPPAPPPPPAEVRPLPQRVRQASLAPELQIPAEPEALDEPDLWTVPERPGRSGATIGAFQRQSRLARSGDDSDVGAAGGFGTGPGGTGGGVNGSFDRAFEDAPGAGGGYATGYDAGYDTGHTNGYGYGYDSGRGDDNGNGNGDVNGYGYGNGNDNGDGYGERPPASNWPGSPRTDDRE from the coding sequence GTGGTCGTACCGAGCCTCGCGCTCGCGCCCCTGTGGGGCCTGAGCACGTATCAGCTCGCCACCCGCTGGCAGTCGGAGAAGTCCCAGACCGACCTGACCGCCTCGTTGAACCGGCCGGCGGCCGTCCTCTTCCGGTCCCTCCAGGAGGAGCGGCGGCTCACCGCGGAAGCGCTGGCCGACCCCGGCGCCACCACCCGGGGCAAGCTGGTCGCCGCGCGCACGGCGACCGACAAGGCGGTGACCGGCTTCCGTCCCGTCGCGGCCGAGAGCACCTCGCACGGGCAGCAGGGGCTCGGCAAGGCTCTCGCCGACACCGTGCGCGATCTCGACGAACTCTCCGTGCGGCGCCAGGCGGTGGACACCCGGTCGGCCGGCCAGAAGGCGGCGTTCACCTACTACAGCGGCACCGTCGACTCGCTGATCAGCGTCTTCACCGCGCTGGGCCGCAGCAGCAACGCCGGTGTGACCTTGCTGGCGCACACCATGGTCGACCTCTACAGCGCCATCGACATGCTCGGGCGCGAGAACTCCCTGCTCGGCAGGAACTGGAAGAGCGGGTATCTGACGATCGAGGAATACAACGTGTTCGTCGATGCCGTCGGCGCTCAGGACTACCTGCTCCAGCGGGTCGCCCTCAGCCTCACCGGGGCCGAACGCGACACGTACAAAAAGCTGACGGCCGCCAAGTCCTGGGCGACCCAGCAGAACCTGGAGGGGCAGATCGTCGAGGCCGGTCCCCACCACACGCAGGGCGAGTTGGTGCTCGGCGAGATCCACACCCGGTGGCGCGACTCGGTGGACGCCAACTCCCCGCAGCTGCTGAATCTGGCCCTGGTCCGGGCCGCGAACCTCAACAAGGTCTCCGCCGACAGCGTCAGCCAGCTCCAGCGGACCCTCGTCATCATCAGCGCCGCCGGGCTGCTGGCCGTGATCCTGGTCATCCTCACCAGCTGGCGCCTCACCGTCACCCTGCGCCGGCGCATCTACGCCCTGCGCGAGGAAGCCGTGGAACTCCAGCAGCGGCTGCCCGACGTGGTGACCCGGCTGGAGCGCGGCGAGAACGTCGACGTGGACCGCGAGGTACGGCTGGTCGAGCCCACCCCCGACGAGCTCGGCGAGCTCGGGCGGGCCCTGAACGCGGCCAGCCGCAGCGCCGTGTCCACCGCCGTACGGCAGGCCGAACAGCACCGCGGCTTCGAGCGCCTCCTCCAGCGGATCGCCCGCCGCACCCAGATCCTCATCGGCCTCCAGCTGCGCAAGCTGGACGAGCTGGAACGTACACACGACGACCCGGACGTACTGAACGGCCTGTTCGACCTGGACCACCTCACCGCCCGGCTGCGCCGCTACGAGGAGAACCTGGTCATCCTCGGCGGCGGCCAGCCGCAGCGCCGCTGGCACAAGCCGGTCCAGCTGCTCGACGTGCTGCGCGCCGCGCAGGGCGAGGTGCAGGACTACCGCCGGATCACGATCGACGTCGAGGACCAGCCCTGGGTGCACCAGCGGGCGGTGGGTCCGCTGGTGCACATACTGGCGGAGCTGATGGAGAACGCCGCCGCCTTCTCCAAGCCGCCGAATCCGGTCGAGGTACGGGCCGCGCTGGTCAGCCGGGGCCTCGCGGTCGAGATCGAGGACCGCGGCCTGGGCATGGAGCCCGAGCAGTACGCCGCCGCCAACGCGCTGATGGAGGCGCCGCCGCAGCTCGACGTGATGGCCCAGGCCGATGACGTACGGCTCGGTCTGTACGTGGTCGCCCGGCTGTCGGCGGGTCTGGGCCTGCGGGTGGAGCTGCGGCCGTCGGCCTTCGGCGGAACCCGGGTGATCGTACTGCTGCCGCAACAGATGGTGGTCGAGCCGCCCGGCGAGGCGCCCCGGCAGCCGGCCGTACTCGCCCCGGAGGTCCCGACGTACCCGCCCGGTCCGAGGCGGCACCCGCACGGCGCCGCCTTCGGTCCGCGGACGTCGCACGAGGACGGGCAGTTGCCCTTCCGCGCCAGGGGACACGCGATGGCGAACGTCACCGCGGCCGGTCTCTGGCCGCCGGACGACATCGGGGCGTCTCCCCCGGCCCCTCCGGCCCCACCGCCCCCGCCGGCCGAAGTGAGGCCGCTGCCCCAGCGGGTCCGCCAGGCCAGCCTGGCGCCCGAACTCCAGATCCCGGCGGAACCGGAGGCGCTGGACGAGCCGGACCTCTGGACGGTCCCCGAACGGCCCGGCCGGTCCGGGGCCACGATCGGCGCGTTCCAGCGGCAGTCCCGGCTGGCCCGGAGCGGAGACGACTCGGACGTCGGCGCCGCGGGCGGTTTCGGCACCGGTCCCGGCGGCACCGGCGGGGGCGTCAACGGGTCCTTCGACAGGGCCTTCGAGGACGCTCCCGGTGCCGGGGGCGGTTACGCCACCGGCTACGACGCCGGCTACGACACCGGACACACCAACGGCTACGGCTACGGCTACGACTCCGGCCGCGGCGACGACAACGGCAACGGCAACGGCGATGTCAACGGTTACGGCTACGGCAATGGCAACGACAACGGTGACGGCTACGGTGAACGGCCTCCCGCGTCCAACTGGCCTGGCTCTCCTAGGACGGATGATCGAGAATGA
- a CDS encoding GTP-binding protein: MDYASSEHASDHRSGHGSGRVPGRASDPAAGGTDTAPLAVKILVAGGFGVGKTTLVASVSEVAPLRTEEYLTRASVGVDDLDGLNSKFTTTVALDFGRITISDDLVVYLFGTPGQERFWFMWNDLVNGAMGAVVLVDTRRLEVSFASIDFFESRGIPFVVGINCFHGVRDRTVEEIRGALALDPQVPLVLCDARDRAAGRDVLLALVDHLMASQPTSSV; the protein is encoded by the coding sequence ATGGACTACGCCAGCTCTGAGCACGCGTCCGACCACAGGTCCGGCCATGGTTCCGGCCGCGTTCCAGGCCGCGCTTCGGACCCGGCGGCAGGCGGTACGGACACCGCTCCCCTGGCGGTGAAGATCCTGGTCGCCGGCGGATTCGGCGTCGGGAAGACGACTCTGGTCGCCTCGGTGAGCGAGGTCGCCCCGCTGCGCACCGAGGAGTACCTGACCCGGGCCAGCGTCGGCGTGGACGACCTGGACGGTCTGAACAGCAAGTTCACCACCACCGTCGCACTGGACTTCGGGCGGATCACCATCAGCGACGACCTCGTGGTCTACCTGTTCGGCACCCCCGGGCAGGAACGCTTCTGGTTCATGTGGAACGACCTGGTCAACGGGGCGATGGGCGCGGTGGTCCTGGTCGACACCCGGCGGCTGGAGGTGAGCTTCGCCTCGATCGACTTCTTCGAGAGCCGCGGCATCCCCTTCGTCGTCGGCATCAACTGCTTCCACGGGGTACGGGACCGGACCGTGGAGGAGATCCGCGGGGCGCTCGCCCTGGACCCCCAGGTGCCGCTGGTGCTCTGCGACGCCCGCGACCGGGCGGCCGGCCGCGATGTGCTGCTGGCGCTCGTCGATCACCTGATGGCCAGTCAGCCGACGTCCTCCGTCTAG